The DNA window GGCTCGCCGACGGCCGCACCGTGGACGTGCGGCTGAGCGGCGGGCACATCGAGGCCGTGGGCACCGCCGGCAGCCTGGCGCCCGGCCCCCGCGTGGACCTCAGCGGCTATCTGCTGCTGCCCGCGCCCGCCGAGCCGCACGGGCACGGCGCCACCGCACTCACCGCCGAGGCCGACGGCCCCGTCTCGTACGCCGCCGAGGACGTCCAGCGCCGCGCCACCGAGGCCGCGCTGCTCCAGCTCGGGCACGGGGCCACCGCCCTGCGCTGCCACGTGCGGATCGGCGACGTGCAGGGGCTGCGCTCGCTGGAGGCCGTCCTGCAGGCCCGGCGGACGCTGCGCGGGCTGACCGACCTCACCGCCGTCGCCGTGCCCCGGCTGCTGACCGGGGCCGCCGGGGCCGACGGGCTGGCCCTGCTGCGGGACGCCGTGAAGATGGGCGCCGCCGTGGGCGGCTGCCCCGACCTCGACCCCGACCCCACCGGCTTCGCCGAGACCGCCCTCGACCTCGCCGCCGAGTACGGCTGCCCGGTCGACCTGCACACCGACGGCTCCGACCCGGCCCGGCTCGCCCGGCTGGCCGCCATGGCCGGCGGCCTGCGCCCCGGCGTCACCCTCGGCCCCTGCGGCGGCCTCGCCCGGCTCCCCCGCGACCTGGCCGTCCGGGCGGCCGGGCAGCTCGCCGCCGCCGGGGTCACCGTCGTCTGCCTGCCGCAGGGCGACTGCGGGACGCTGGAGCAGCGCGGCGCCCGCGTCTCGCGCTGTGCCCCGGTGCGGCTCCTGCGGGCGGCGGGGGTGCGGGTGGCGGCCGGCAGCGGCGCCCTGCGCGACGCGGCCAATCCGGTCGGGCGCGGCGATCCCCTGGAGGCCGCGTTCCTGCTGGCCTCGCACGGCGAACTGCGGCCCGAGGAGGCGTACGAGGCGGTCAGCGGGTGGGCGCGGGCGGCCATGGGGCTGCCGCGGGTGCGGGTGGAGGCGGGCTTCCCGGCCGAGCTGCTGGCCGTCCGCGGCGAGCGCATCGAGGGCGTGCTCTCGATGGCCTACAGCCGCCTCGTGGTGCACAAGGGCCGCGTGGTGGCCCGTACGAGCGCCGTGCGGGAGTACTGCGACGGGTCGGCCGCCGCGGCCCTGGAGCTGCCCCGGCAGTCCTCGCGCGGCGGCGGAGAGCCGTCCTGACGCGGGGCCGGGGCGGGTCCGGCGAGGCCCTCTGTCGGATTCCGGTGATCGGCGTACGGTCGGATCATGCGCATTGTCATCGCTGGTGGACATGGTCAGATCGCGCTGCGGCTGGAGCGGCTGCTCCACGCGCGCGGGGACGAGATCGCGGGCATCATCCGCAGGCCCGAGCAGGCCGGCGCCCTCCTGGCGGCCGGTGCCGAACCGGTCGTGTGCGACCTGGAGTCGGCCTCCGTGGGCGATCTGGTGAAGCACCTGGAGTCCGCCGACGCCGCCGTCTTCGCGGCCGGCGCGGGGCCGGGCAGCGGCATCGCCCGCAAGGACTCCGTGGACCGCGCGGCGGCCGCCCTCTTCGCGGACGCGGCCGAGGCGGCGGGGGTCCGCCGCTTCCTCGTGGTCTCCTCCATGGGCGCCGACCGCGAACCCCCGGAGGGCACCGATCCGGTCTTCGCCGCGTACCTGAGCGCGAAGGGCGCGGCGGACGCGGACGTACGGGCCAGGGCGGGCCTGGACTGGACGATCCTGCGGCCCGGGCGCCTCACGGACGACGCCGGTACGGGGCTGGTGACGCTCGGGGAGTCCACGGGCCGGGGCGAGGTGACCCGGGACGACGTCGCGGCGGTCCTCGCGGCGCTGCTGGACGAGCCGGGCACGGCGGGGCGGACGCTGGAGCTGATCGGCGGCGACACGCCGGTGGCGGAGGCGGTGAAGGCGGCGGCGAGCGGCTGAAGGCCGGCCGGGGCGGGCGCCGCCGAAAGCCGGAGCGGGCGGCTGAAAGGCGGCCCGGAAACGAAAGAAGCCCCTGACCTTTTCAGGTCAGGGGCTCCGTTCCGTGGCGGCGCCAGGATTCGAACCTGGGTAGGCTAAGCCGACGGATTTACAGTCCGCTCCCATTGGCCACTCGGGCACACCGCCATGGGTTGTCACCTCGGGCTCTCTTTCGATTCGCTCCGGGGCAACGACGTAAACCATACCCGATGACCTGGGGTGGTCCGCCACTCGGTTCATCGCCCGTGCGAACGGGCCCGGGGTGGCTAGGCTGACGGGGCGCTCCTCCACCGGCCCCCGGCCGGCGGAGCACCGAGCCGCACCCCCCGATGGATCTACGTACGAGGAGCCAACTCAATATGGCCGACTCCAGTTTCGACATCGTCTCGAAGGTCGAGCGGCAGGAGGTCGACAACGCCCTCAACCAGGCCGCCAAGGAGATCTCCCAGCGTTACGACTTCAAGGGCGTCGGCGCCTCGATCGCATGGTCCGGCGACAAGATCGAGATGCGCGCCAATGCCGAGGAGCGGGTCAAGGCCGTCCTCGACATCTTCGAGACCAAGCTGGTCAAGCGCGGGATCTCGCTGAAGTCGCTCGACGCGGGCGAGCCGCAGGCCTCCGGCAAGGAGTACAAGATCTTCGCCTCGATCGAGGAGGGGATCTCGCAGGAGAACGCGAAGAAGGTCGCCAAGATCATCCGCGACGAGGGCCCGAAGGGCGTCAAGGCGCAGGTCCAGGGCGACGAGCTGCGCGTCAGCTCCAAGAGCCGCGACGACCTCCAGGCCGTCCAGGCCCTCCTCAAGGGCAAGGACCTGGACTTCGCGATCCAGTTCGTCAACTACCGGTAACACGGCGGTAGTCGGCAGCAGTCACATCCGGGGCGCGCCGGAGGGATTCCCCTCCGGCGCGCCTTCGGCGTTCCCGGCCTTGACCTCAAGTTATGTCGAGCTTCTAGATTTTGGGTGAACGGCCGCTCCACCGGGGAGCGGGCCCGTCACCGACCCACGGAGCACAGCGCCATGACCGTCAGCACGCAGGAAACCGTCAGCGCCCCGGAGACGGTCGGCACCCCGGAGACGGTCAGCGCCCGGGAATTCGCCGCCCTTCAGGCCCGCGTCGGCGTCCTCGCCGACCGCGCCGACGTCACCGGGCTCATCGACCGCTACCTGCTCAGCCTCGACACCGTGCCCGCCGGCGGCGGCCGGTTCGACGACGCCTGGGCCCGGAGCCTGTTCACCCCGGACGTGCGGATCGTCTCGCCCATCGGGGCGCACGAGGGCATCGAGGGGCTGGCCGAGTCCGAGCAGGCCACCCTGGCGAAGTTCGAGCGCACGCAGCACATGGGCGTCAACTACATGATCGACCTCGACGGCGACCGCGCCACGGTGCGCTGGAACGCCCTGATGACGCATGTGCACTTGGCCTCCACCCACGAGGTCCGCGGCACCGGCCCCGGGGACCACTTCACTGTGGGCGGCACCTTCACCGGCGAGGCCGTGCGCACCCCCGAGGGGTGGCGCTTCCGGCACCTGGACATCCGCGCGGTGTGGGTGAACGGACAGGGCCCCCTCGTCCTGACCCCGAAGGCCGAGGAGACCCTGCAGTCGCTGTGAGGCGGCCCCGGCGGAAGCCGGTGGCTTCCTCACCAGCGGCCGGCGAACGCCTGGTCCGTCGGGACGATCTCGCGGCCCAGGGGCATCAGCGAGACCGGGATCAGCTTGAAGTTCGCGATGCCCAGCGGGATCCCGATGATGGTGATGCACAGGGCGATGCCCGTGACGATGTGCCCCAGCGCCAGCCACCAGCCGGCGAAGACGATCCAGATGACGTTGCCCAGGAGCGACCCCGCACCCGCGTCCCGGCGCTCGACGGTCGTCCGGCCGAACGGCCACAGAGCGTAGTTGGCGATGCGGAAGGACGCGATGCCGAAGGGGATCGTGACGATCAGGATGCAGCAGATGAGACCTGCGACGACGTACCCGATCGCCATCCAGAAACCGCAGAGCACCAACCAGATGATGTTCAGGATGAACTTCATGAATCTCAGCCTCCCACTCGCACTGCTCTCCAGCGACTGGGACGCAGCAGCGGCTACCGACGGTTGCCACCCCCGGCGGATCGGCAACCCAAGGTGACGGCCGTCGATCGACCGGGCCCGGTATGCGCCGTCCGGGACGGGCCGTCAGCGGCCCGCCATCTGCTCCAGGCGGGCGATGCGCTCCCCCATCGGCGGGTGGGTGGAGAACAGCTTGGTCATGCCGCCGCCCGCGCGGAACGGGTTCGCGATCATCATGTGGCTGGCCGTCTCGATGCGGGGCTCGGGCGGCAGGGGCAGCCGCTGCGTGCCCGCTTCGAGCTTGCGGAGGGCCGAGGCCAGGGCGAGGGGGTCGCCGGTGAGGCGGGCGCCGGAGGCGTCGGCCTCGTACTCGCGGGAGCGGCTGACGGCGAGCTGGATGACGGATGCCGCGATCGGGCCCAGCAGCATGATCATGATCATGCCGACGATGCCGGGGCCCTCGTCGTCGTCCGATCTGCCGAACGGGATCAGCCAGGCAAAGTTCACCAGGAACATCACCACCGAGGCGAGCGCGCCCGCGATCGAGGAGATGAGGATGTCGCGGTTGTAGACGTGGCTGAGCTCGTGGCCGATGACGCCGCGCAGCTCGCGCTCGTCGAGCAGGCGGAGGATGCCGTCCGTGCAGCAGACGGCCGCGTTGCGGGGATTGCGGCCGGTCGCGAAGGCGTTGGGGGCCTCGGTCGGCGAGATGTACAGCCGGGGCATGGGCTGGCGGGCGGCCGTGGAGAGCTCGCGGACCATGCGGTAGAGCTGCGGCGCCTCGAATTCGCTGACGGGGCGGGCGCGCATGGCCCGCAGGGCCAGCTTGTCGCTGTTCCAGTAGGCGTAGGCGTTGGTGCCGAGTGCCACCAGGACGGCGACGATCAGGCCCGTACGCCCGAAGAGGCTGCCGATGACGATGATGAGTGCGGACAGCCCCCCGAGAAGGACTGCGGTCCTGAGCCCGTTGTGCCGGCGGTGCACGGTACGCCCTCCAAGTGGTGCGGCAGGGGAACCCTTCGCGCTGTCGTGCTTCCACTCGCGGTGGAATCTCCAGTGGAACCTTCCTGACCGGTCAACGCCAGGCGAAGGCCCCTGGTTCCCTTGTGCACGCGGGCGGCGCCGCTCCGTACGGGTGACGGCCGCGCCCGGGGTCCTAGAGGAGCGCCCCCGAGGCGAAGCGCAGGACGAGCTGCGGGGCGCCCGACAGGGCGATGCCGGCCACGGCGGTGAGGGCGATGGCGGCTGCGAGCGGCATGGGGATGCGGACGTGCGCCGGCTCCCCTGCCGCCACCTCTGCGCCCTCCGCGGCCTCCGCCGGGCGGAAGAGCACCGCCGTCCACTGCAGGTAGTAGTACAGGGCGATCACGACGTTGAGGGCCATGACGACCGCCAGCCAGCCCAGGCCCGCGTCGACGGCCACGGTGAAGACCGTGACCTTGGCGAAGAGGCCGATGACGCCCGGCGGCAGGCCAGCCAGGCAGAGCAGGAAGAAGCCCAGGGCGAGCGCCGCGAGCGGGCGGCGGGCGTAGAGGCCCCGGTAGTCCGTGATCCGGTTCTGCGGGCTCGTACGGGCCACCAGGGCGGCGACGGCGAAGGCACCGAGGTTCACGGCGGCGTACATCAGGGCGTACGCGACGGTGGAGCCGATGGCGTGCGCGGGGTCGTCGGCGTAGCCGGCGGCGGCGATGGGCACGAGCAGGTAGCCCGCCTGGCCCACGGAGGACCAGGCCAGGAGGCGGACGGCACTGTGGGCGCGCTCCGGGCGCTGGCGCAGCGCGGCGACGTTGCCGGCGGTCATGGTGACGGCGGCGAGCACGGCGAGGGCCGGGCCCCAGACACCGGAGTACGCGGGGAAGGCGACGACGGCGACGAGGATGAGGCCGGTGAAGCCGACGGCCTTGCCGATGACCGACAGGTAGGCGGCGACGGGCAGCGGCGCGCCCACGTAGGTGTCGGGCACCCAGAAGTGGAAGGGGACGGCCGCGGTCTTGAAGGCGAAGCCGACGAGGGTGAGGGCGACGCCGGTCTGCACGAGGGTGTCGAAGCGGGGGTCGACGTCGCCGAGCCGGGCCGCGATCTCGGTGAGGTGCAGGGTGCCGGTGGCCGCGTAGACGAAGCTGACGCCCAGGAGGGTGACGGCGGTCGCGGTGACCGAGGAGAGGAAGAACTTCAGGGCCGCCTCGGAGGAGCGGCGGTCGCCGCGGCGCAGGCCGACGAGGGCGAAGGCCGGCAGGGAGGCCACTTCGAGGGCCACGACGAGGGTCGCGAGGTCCCGGGAGGCGGGCAGCAGGGCGGCGCCCGCGGCGGAGGACAGCAGCAGGAACCAGAACTCCCCTTCGGGGAGTTCCTCGTCGCGGACGGCGCTCATGGACAGCAGGGCCGTCAGGAGGGCGCCGCCGAGCACCAGGAGCTGGATGACGAGCGTGAAGTCGTCGGCCGCGTAGCTGCAGGCGTGGCGTCCGGCGGAGGTGCCGGTGAGGCAGAACGTGGAGCGGTCGCCGTCGAGGAGCGGCAGCAGGGAGACTCCCGCGAGCAGCAGTCCGGCGACGGAGAACCAGCCGAGGAGCGGCTTGCGGCCCTCGGGGAGGAAGAGGTCGGCGACCAGGACGGCCAGCGCCACCACGGCGGTGACGGTGGGCGGTGCGATGGCGAGCCAGTCGACGGACTGGATCAGGGAGCCCATCAGTTGCCTCCTCGGAGGAGCTGCTGAACGGCCGGGTCGGTGAGGCCGAGGAGGGCCGCGGGCCAGAGTCCGGCGAGGACGGTGAGGGCGACGAGGGGGGTCCAGGCGGCGAACTCGTAGGACCGCACGTCGGCGGGTGCGTCCTCCGCGGTGCCGGCGGTCTGCGGCCGGGTGCTGCCGCCGTCGCCGCCCATGCACACGCGGCGGACGACCACGAGCATGTAGGCGGCCGTCAGGAGCGTGCCGAGGCCGGCCAGGGCCATGAACGTCAGGAACGCCGGGCGGCTGAGCCCCTCCGCCGGGCGGAAGGCGCCGAACATCGCGAGCATCTCGCCCCAGAAGCCGGCGAGCCCGGGCAGGCCGAGGGAGGCGATCGCGCCGAAGGCGAGGAGCCCGCCGAGGCGGGGCGCCTTGCCGTAGAGGGCGGCGCCGGTGCGGCCGGAGAGGGCGTCGAGGTCGCTGGTGCCGTAGCGGTCCTTGACCGCGCCGACCAGGAAGAAGAGGAGGCCGGTGATGAGGCCGTGGGCGATGTTGGCGAACAGCGCGCCGTTCACGCCCGTGGGGGTGAGCGTGGCGATGCCGAGCAGGACGAAGCCCATGTGGCCGACGGAGGAGTACGCGATGAGGCGCTTGAGGTCGCCCTTCGCGCCCGACCGGGCCAGCGCCAGGCAGACCAGCGAGCCGTAGATGATGCCGACGGTCGCGAAGGCGGCGAGGTACGGCGCGAAGGTGTGCGCGCCGTCGGGGGCGATCGGCAGGACGATGCGGACAAAGCCGTACGTGCCCATCTTCAGCAGCACGCCCGCGAGCAGCACCGAGCCGACGGTCGGGGCGGCGGTGTGGGCGTCGGGCAGCCAGCTGTGCAGGGGCCACATGGGGGCCTTCACGGCCAGTCCGATGCCGATGGCGAGGACGGCGATGAGCTGCGTGGTGTGCCCGAGCGAGGCCCCGTTGTCAGTGGCGAGTGCCACCATGTCGAACGTGCCGCCCTTGATCCCGACCAGGAGGAGGCCGAGCAGCATCACGACGGAGCCGAGCAGCGTGTAGAGGATGAAGCGCCAGGCGGCGCGCTCCCTGCCCTCGCCGCCCCAGCGGGCGATGAGGAAGTACATCGGGATGAGCACCATCTCGAAGGCCAGGAAGAACAGCATCAGGTCGAGGACGGCGAAGGTCGCGAGGGTGCCGGCCTCGAGGACGAGGAGCAGCGCGACGAATGCCTTGGGAGACGGGCCCGCGGGCATTTTGAAGTAGCTGTACAGCGCGCAGAGGAAGGTCAGCAGCGCCGTCAGGACGAGGAGGGGGAGCGAGACGCCGTCCACGCCCAGGTGGATCCGGATGTTCAGGGCCGGGATCCAGCTGATGTCGGTGGTCGCCTGCATGCGGGCCGGGCTGTCGTGGTCGAAGCCGGCGGCGAGGGCGACGGTCAGCGCGAGGACGGCACCGGTGACGGTGACGCCGTGGCGCAGGACGGCCTGCTCGGGGCTCCTGCCCTTGAGGCCGGGCGGGGCCGGCAGCAGGGAGGCGACGGCGCCGACGAGGGGGAGGACGACGATCGCAGCGAGGAGGTACTGCATGACTGTGTGACTCATGGTCAGGCTCCGGTGGCTACGAGCACGGCGGCGACGGCCAGGACGACGGAGCCGGCGAGCAGGGCGCTGAGGTAGGTCTGCACGTTGCCGGTCTGGGCGCGGCGGACGGCCGCGCCGAGCAGGCGGGGTGCCGTGCCCGCTCCGCGGACGTAGGCGTCGACGACCTCGCGGTCGAGGAACTGGGCGAGGCGGGCGGCCGCGCGCGTGGGCCGGACGAACAGCGCCGAGTACACGGCGTCCAGGTGGAAGCCGGACGCGGCGTGGCGGTGCAGGGGGCCGAGGAGGGCCCGGCCGGGGTCGGCCGGGTCGGGTGCCGCCGCGATGTCGCCGTAGGCGGCCTCGTGGGTGGCGATGGTCTCCTCCTCGGAGACGTAGGGGGACGCGTCCGGGTCGGCGGCGACGGCACCGAGGGGGGTGCGGGCGGCGAGCGCGGCGGTGCGGCGCCAGGCCGCGTACATCACGATCGCGCCGGCGAGGGCGCAGCCGGTGGAGAGGACGGAGGTGGTGAGCGTCGGGGTGAGCGATCCGCCGTCGAACCAGTCGGGGAGCTTCCCGGCGGCGAGGCCGAGCCCGAGGGTGGGGAGGAACAGGATCCACAGGACGGTGTTCATGGCGGCGGGCTGCCTGCCGTGGTCGGCGGCCTCGGGGCCCTTGCCGCGGAAGGCCATCAGCCACAGGCGGCACGCGTAGGCGGCGGTGAGGAGCGCCGTGAGGAGCCCCGCGGTGAGGACGAGCCAGCCGGCCGCGCCCGGGATGCCCGCGGCGTCGCCTTCGGCGGCGTGCTCGGCCGCGCCGAGGACGGCCTCCTTGGAGAAGAAGCCGCTGAACGGGGGGATCGCGGCGAGCGCGAGGAGGGCGACGGTCATCGTCCAGTACGCGTCGGGGATGCGTTTGGCGAGGCCGCCCATGCGGGCCATCGCGGCCAGCGAGTTCGTGCCGGCGGCGTGGATGATCACGCCCGCCCCGAGGAACAGGAGCGCCTTGAACGCGCCGTGCGAGACGAGGTGGAAGACGGCCGCGCCCCGGTTGCCGACGGCGAGGGCGCCGGTCATGTAGCCGAGCTGGCCCACGGTCGAGTAGGCGAGGACGCGCTTGATGTCGTCCTGGGCGAGGGCGGCGAGCGCCGAGCCGACCATCGTGACCGCGGCCATCACGGCGAGCACGACGAGCGCGGCCGCGGAGGCCGTGAAGAGCGGGAGGAGCCGGGCGACGAAGTAGACGCCGGCCGCGACCATCGTCGCGGCGTGGATCAGCGCGGAGACCGGCGTGGGGCCGGCCATCGCGTCGGGAAGCCACGTGTGCAGCGGGAACTGCGCGGACTTGCCCGCGACGCCGGCCAGGAGCAGCAGCGCGATCAGCGTGGGGTGGTCGATGTCCCCGGAGCCGACGGCGGTGAGGATGCCGTTGATCCGGAACGTCCCGGCGTCGGCGGCCAGCGCGAGGATGCCGATCAGGAAGGGGACGTCGCCGAGCTTGGTGACCAGGAACGCCTTGAGGGAGGCCGTGCGGGCGGCCTCCGTCTCCCAGTAGTGCCCGACCAGGAAGTACGAGCAGATGCCCATGATCTCCCAGCCGACCAGCAGCACCATGAGGTCGCCGGAGTAGACGACGAGCAGCATGGCCGCGGTGAACAGGGAGACGAGGGCGGCGTAGGAGGGGTAGCGGGGGTCGTCGCGCAGGTAGGCCGTCGAGTAGGTCTGGACGCAGGTGGCGACGACGCCGACCAGGACCGCGACGAGGACGGCGAAGCCGTCGAGGTGCAGGGCGAGGTCGATCGGCACGGAGCCGGTCGGGGTGAGCCGGGTGGCGGCGTCGAGCGCCTCGCCACCGCCCTGCCGCCAGGCGACGACGACGGCCAGGACCGCGGCGGCCGCGGTCGGCAGGACGGCCAGGGGGCGGACGAAACCGGGCGCGCGGCGGCCCGTCAGCAGGCCCGCGAGGGCGCCGAGGAAGGGCAGCAGGGGGACGAGAACGGCGGTGGTCGTGGTGCTCACGCGGCGGCCTCGGCCTTCTCCTCGCGGTCTGCGCGATCGGTGTCGGGTCCGGTGTCGGGGGCGTCGTCGCGCAGGTCGCGCAGGCGGTCGACGTCGGCGGTGCCGCGGTTGCGGTGGACCTGCAGCACGATCGCCAGGCCGATGCCGATCTCCGCGGCGGCGATGGCAATGGTGAAGAGGGTCAGCGCCTGGCCGGCGTGCAGCTCGTCGCGCAGCCACACGTCGAACGCGACCAGGTTGAGGTTGACGGCGTTGAGCATCAGCTCGACGGACATCAGGACGAGGATCGCGTTGCGCCGGGCGAGGACGCCGTACAGGCCCGTGCAGAAGAGGAGGGCGGCCAGGACGGCCGGGTAGACGAGATGCATCAGCGCTGCGCCCCTTCCCGGCTCTTCCTGCGGGAGAGGACCACCGCGCCGACGAGCGCGGCCAGCAGCAGGACGGACAGGGCCTCGAAGGGCAGCACCCAGTGCCGGAAGAGGATCTCGCCCGAGACCTTCGTCGTGCCCTGGGGGGCGTCGCCGTCCAGGCCGATCCAGGTCGTGCGGAAGGCGTCGGCGACCACCCACACGAGGGCGGCGGCCGCGGCCACGGCGACCCCGAGGGCGACCCAGCGGTTGCCGGAGTCGGCGTCCGGGGAGCGGCCGATCGGCGCCTTGGTGAGCATCAGGCCGAAGAGGAGGAGGACGACCACCGAGCCGACGTAGATCAGGACCTGTACCCAGGCGATGAACTCCGCCGTCAGCAGCAGGTACTCCACGGCCAGCCCGCCGAGGGCGACGACCAGCCACAGGGCGGCGTGCACGAGCTGCTTGGTGGTGACGGTCACGACGGCCGCGCCGAGGGTGACGAGGCCGACGAGGAGGAAGACGATCTCGACGCCGGTCGGGGAGAGGAAGCCGTGCGCGTCCGTACTCGCGGCGAACGTCATTGCGCCGGTCATGCGTCTCCCTCCTTCTCCTGCTTCTCCTGCTTCTCCTGCTGCTCCAGTTCCGCCTGCTTCTCCTGCTCCGCCTGCGCGGCCAGCTTCTCCGCCGTCTTGCGGGCCGCCGCGACCTCCTTCGGCTCCTCGGCCGCCGGATCCAGCGCGGGCGGCTCCGGCACGGTCCACATCCACTCGCGGAGCTTGTCGCGCTCGTGGACGAGGTCCTGGATGTCGGTCTCGGCGTACTCGAACTCCGGCGACCAGAACAGTGCGTCGAAGGGACACACCTCGATGCAGATGCCGCAGTACATGCACAGCGAGAAGTCGATCGCGAAGCGGTCGAGGACGTTGCGGCTGCGCTCGCGGCCGCCCGGGGCGGCCGGGGGCACCGTCTCCTTGTGGGAGTCGATGTAGATGCACCAGTCCGGGCACTCCCGGGCGCACAGCATGCAGACCGTGCAGTTCTCCTCGAACAGCCCGATCACGCCGCGGGTGCGCGGCGGGAGCTCGGGCTGCACGTCCGGGTACTGCGCGGTGTGCGCGCGGCGCGTCATCGTGCGGAGCGTGACGGCCAGGCCCTTGGCGAGGCCGGAACCGGGAAGGCCCACTACTGGGTCACCACCTTGACGACGCCCGTCAGCGCGATCTGCGCCAGGGCGAGGGGGATGAGGACGGTCCAGGCCAGCTTCTGCAGCTGGTCCTCGCGCAGGCGCGGATAGGTCACCCGCAGCCAGATCACGACGAAGGCCAGGACGGCCGCCTTGAGCAGCGTCCACACCCAGCCCATGCCGTCGCCACCGAACGGGCCGTGCCAGCCGCCGAGGAACAGGACCGTGGTCAGACCGCACAGGACGACGATGCCCGCGTACTCGGACAGCAGGAACAGTGCGAAGCGCAGGCCCGTGTACTCGGTGTACGCGCCGAAGATGATCTCGGAGTCGGCCACCGGCATGTCGAACGGCGGGCGCTGCAGCTCGGCCAGGCCCGCCACGAAGAAGACCACCGCGCCGACGATCTGCCACGGCACCCACCACCACTGGAACGCGTCCACGATCCCGGACAGCGAGACCGTGCCCGCCGCCATGGCCACGCTCGCCGCGGCCAGCAGCATCGGCAGCTCGTACGCCATCAGCTGGCCCGCGGTGCGCAGGCCGCCCAGCAGCGAGAACTTGTTCGCGGACGCCCAGCCCGCCATCAGCGAGCCGAGGACTCCGACGCCCATCACGGCCAGGACGAAGAAGATGCCCGCGTCCACGGCCTGGCCCACGGCGTTGCCCGGCCCGACCGGGATCGCCAGCAGGACCAGGAGGTACGGGAGGAGGGCGACCGCCGGCGCCAGCTGGAAGATCCGCCGGTCCGCGCCCGCGGGGACGATGTCTTCCTTCTGCGCGAACTTCACGCCGTCCGCGACGAGCTGGGCCCAGCCGTGGAAACCGCCGGCGTACATCGGGCCGAGGCGGCCCTGCATGTGCGCCATCACCTTGTGCTCGGTCTGGCCGACGACCAGGGGCAGCACGAGGAAGGCGACGAAGACGGCGAGGAGGCGCAGGACGACGTCGAGTGTGTCGCTCATGCGGGGTCGCCTCCGGCGGGGTTCGTGTCGTTCTTGGGCTCGCCGCCACCGGCGCCTCCGGCTGCGCCGGGGGCTTCC is part of the Streptomyces roseifaciens genome and encodes:
- a CDS encoding NADH-quinone oxidoreductase subunit L; the encoded protein is MSTTTTAVLVPLLPFLGALAGLLTGRRAPGFVRPLAVLPTAAAAVLAVVVAWRQGGGEALDAATRLTPTGSVPIDLALHLDGFAVLVAVLVGVVATCVQTYSTAYLRDDPRYPSYAALVSLFTAAMLLVVYSGDLMVLLVGWEIMGICSYFLVGHYWETEAARTASLKAFLVTKLGDVPFLIGILALAADAGTFRINGILTAVGSGDIDHPTLIALLLLAGVAGKSAQFPLHTWLPDAMAGPTPVSALIHAATMVAAGVYFVARLLPLFTASAAALVVLAVMAAVTMVGSALAALAQDDIKRVLAYSTVGQLGYMTGALAVGNRGAAVFHLVSHGAFKALLFLGAGVIIHAAGTNSLAAMARMGGLAKRIPDAYWTMTVALLALAAIPPFSGFFSKEAVLGAAEHAAEGDAAGIPGAAGWLVLTAGLLTALLTAAYACRLWLMAFRGKGPEAADHGRQPAAMNTVLWILFLPTLGLGLAAGKLPDWFDGGSLTPTLTTSVLSTGCALAGAIVMYAAWRRTAALAARTPLGAVAADPDASPYVSEEETIATHEAAYGDIAAAPDPADPGRALLGPLHRHAASGFHLDAVYSALFVRPTRAAARLAQFLDREVVDAYVRGAGTAPRLLGAAVRRAQTGNVQTYLSALLAGSVVLAVAAVLVATGA
- the nuoK gene encoding NADH-quinone oxidoreductase subunit NuoK — protein: MHLVYPAVLAALLFCTGLYGVLARRNAILVLMSVELMLNAVNLNLVAFDVWLRDELHAGQALTLFTIAIAAAEIGIGLAIVLQVHRNRGTADVDRLRDLRDDAPDTGPDTDRADREEKAEAAA
- a CDS encoding NADH-quinone oxidoreductase subunit J yields the protein MTGAMTFAASTDAHGFLSPTGVEIVFLLVGLVTLGAAVVTVTTKQLVHAALWLVVALGGLAVEYLLLTAEFIAWVQVLIYVGSVVVLLLFGLMLTKAPIGRSPDADSGNRWVALGVAVAAAAALVWVVADAFRTTWIGLDGDAPQGTTKVSGEILFRHWVLPFEALSVLLLAALVGAVVLSRRKSREGAQR
- a CDS encoding NuoI/complex I 23 kDa subunit family protein, whose protein sequence is MTRRAHTAQYPDVQPELPPRTRGVIGLFEENCTVCMLCARECPDWCIYIDSHKETVPPAAPGGRERSRNVLDRFAIDFSLCMYCGICIEVCPFDALFWSPEFEYAETDIQDLVHERDKLREWMWTVPEPPALDPAAEEPKEVAAARKTAEKLAAQAEQEKQAELEQQEKQEKQEKEGDA
- the nuoH gene encoding NADH-quinone oxidoreductase subunit NuoH, giving the protein MSDTLDVVLRLLAVFVAFLVLPLVVGQTEHKVMAHMQGRLGPMYAGGFHGWAQLVADGVKFAQKEDIVPAGADRRIFQLAPAVALLPYLLVLLAIPVGPGNAVGQAVDAGIFFVLAVMGVGVLGSLMAGWASANKFSLLGGLRTAGQLMAYELPMLLAAASVAMAAGTVSLSGIVDAFQWWWVPWQIVGAVVFFVAGLAELQRPPFDMPVADSEIIFGAYTEYTGLRFALFLLSEYAGIVVLCGLTTVLFLGGWHGPFGGDGMGWVWTLLKAAVLAFVVIWLRVTYPRLREDQLQKLAWTVLIPLALAQIALTGVVKVVTQ